One stretch of Agelaius phoeniceus isolate bAgePho1 chromosome W unlocalized genomic scaffold, bAgePho1.hap1 SUPER_W_unloc_2, whole genome shotgun sequence DNA includes these proteins:
- the LOC143692579 gene encoding olfactory receptor 14J1-like, whose translation MGRHVQPQQMSNSSSTRHFLLLALADTRQLQLLHFCLLLGISLAALLGNGLIISAVACGHHLHTPMFFFLLNLALSDLGSICTTVPKAMHNSLWDTSNISYTACAAQVFFFLFFLGSEYSLLTIMCYDRYVSICKPLHYGTLLGSRACAHMAAAAWASGFLNALMHTANTFSLPLCHGNALGQFFCEIPQILKLSCFKSYLRELGLIAFSVCLVFGCFVVIVFSYVQIFRAVLRIPSEQGRHKAFSTCLPHLAVVSLFVSTVIFAHLKPPSISSPSLDLAVSVLYSVVTPALNPLIYSLRNQELKDALRKMMTLSFKKQ comes from the coding sequence atgggtcgccatgtgcagccccagcaaatgtccaacagcagctccaccaggcacttcctgctgctggcattggcagacacgcggcagctgcagctcctgcacttctgcctcttgctgggcatctccctggctgccctcctgggcaacggcctcatcatcagcgccgtagcctgcggccaccacctgcacacgcccatgttcttcttcctgctcaacctggccctcagcgacctgggctccatctgcaccactgtccccaaagccatgcacaattccctctgggacaccagcaacatctcctacactgcatgtgccGCCcaagtctttttctttctgttcttccttggatcagagtattccctcctgaccatcatgtgctacgaccgctacgtgtccatctgcaaacccctgcactacgggaccctcctgggcagcagagcttgtgcccacatggcagcagctgcctgggccagtggctttctcaatgctctcatgcacacggccaatacattttccctgcccctgtgccatggcaatgccctgggccagttcttctgtgaaatcccacagatcctcaaacTCTCCTGCTtcaaatcctacctcagggaacttgggctcatTGCTTTTAGTGTCTGCTTggtatttggttgttttgtggtcattgttttctcctatgtgcagatcttcagggctgtgctgaggatcccctctgagcaggggcggcacaaagccttttccacctgcctccctcacctggctgtggtctctctATTTGTCAGCACTGTTAtctttgctcacctgaagcccccctccatctcttccccatccctggatctggcagtCTctgttctgtactcggtggtgacTCCAGCCCTCAACCctctcatctacagcctgaggaaccaggagctcaaggatgCCCTGAGAAAAATGATGACTTTATCTTTTAAGAAACAGTAA